Proteins co-encoded in one Callospermophilus lateralis isolate mCalLat2 chromosome 2, mCalLat2.hap1, whole genome shotgun sequence genomic window:
- the Psmd5 gene encoding 26S proteasome non-ATPase regulatory subunit 5 has protein sequence MAAQALALLREVARLEAPLEELRALQSVIQAVPLNELREQAAELRLGPLFSLLNENHREQTTLCVSILERLLQAVEPVHVARNLKVDLQRGLNHPDDSVKILTLSQIGRIVENSDAVTEILNNADLLKQIVYCIGGENLSVAKAAIKSLSRISLTQAGLEALFESNLLDDLKNVMKTNDIVRYRVYELIVEISSVSSESLNYCTTSGLVTQLLRELTGEDVLVRATCIEMVTSLAYTHHGRQYLAQEGVIDQISNIIVGADSDPFSSFYLPGFVKFFGNLAVMDSPQQICERYPVFVEKVFEMTESQDPTMIGVAVDTIGILGSNVEGKQVLQKTGTRFERLLMRIGHQAKNASTELKIRCLEAVSSLLYLPPEQQTDDLLRMTESWFSSLSRDSLDLFRGISNQPFPELHCAALKVFTAIANQPWAQKLMFNSPGFVEYVVDRSVEHDKASKDAKYELVKALANSKTISEIFGNPNYLRLRTYLSEGPYYVKPVATTAVEGAD, from the exons ATGGCGGCGCAGGCGCTGGCGCTGCTGAGGGAGGTGGCGCGGTTGGAAGCGCCCCTGGAGGAGCTGCGTGCGCTGCAATCGGTGATACAGGCTGTGCCGCTTAACGAACTTCGAGAGCAAGCGGCGGAGCTGCGCCTCGGCCCGCTTTTCTCCCTGCTTAACGAGAACCATCG GGAACAGACTACTTTGTGTGTATCCATTCTGGAGAGATTGCTTCAAGCTGTGGAACCAGTTCACGTGGCTAGGAACCTCAAGGTTGACCTACAAAGGGGACTTAATCACCCTGATGATTCTGTTAAAATTCTCACTCTGTCCCAG attGGAAGAATTGTTGAAAATTCTGATGCTGTTACTGAGATTCTAAATAATGCTGATCTACTAAAACAAATTGTGTATTGCATTGGTGGAGAGAATCTATCTGTAGCTAAAGCG GCTATCAAATCCCTGTCAAGAATATCACTAACTCAAGCTGGACTTGAGGCTTTATTTGAAAGCAATCTGCTGGATGATTTGAAAAATGTAATGAAAACAAATGATATTGTTCGATACAGGGTATATGAG ctaatTGTGGAGATTTCTTCTGTGTCATCAGAATCTTTAAACTACTGTACCACAAGTGGATTGGTAACCCAGCTTCTGAGAGAGCTGACTGGTGAGGATGTGCTAGTCAG AGCCACCTGTATAGAGATGGTGACATCTCTAGCATATACCCATCATGGACGACAATACCTTGCTCAAGAAGGAGTAATTGACCAGATTTCTAACATAATTGTTGGGGCAGATTCTGATCCTTTCTCTAGCTTCTATTTGCCAG GATTTGTGAAATTTTTTGGAAACCTGGCTGTCATGGATAGTCCTCAACAGATCTGTGAGCGTTACCCTGTCTTTGTGGAAAAGGTGTTTGAAATGACAGAAAGTCAGGACCCCACCATGATTGGCGTAGCTGTAGACACAATTGGAATTTTGGGATCCAATGTTGAAGGCAAACAGGTTTTACAGAAAACCG GAACTCGCTTTGAACGCTTGCTCATGAGGATTGGACATCAAGCAAAAAATGCCTCCACAGAGCTAAAAATCAGATGTTTGGAAGCAGTTTCGTCTCTTCTATATTTACCA CCGGAGCAGCAGACTGATGATCTCCTGAGGATGACAGAATCTTGGTTTTCCTCTTTATCCCGTGACTCACTGGACCTCTTTCGTGGTATCAGTAATCAACCCTTCCCTGAACTACACTGTGCTGCCTTAAAAGTGTTCACG GCCATTGCAAACCAACCCTGGGCTCAGAAACTTATGTTTAACAGTCCGGGTTTTGTAGAATATGTGGTGGACCGGTCTGTGGAGCATGATAAAGCTTCCAAGGATGCCAAATATGAACTGGTGAAAGCACTTGCCAATTCCAAGACAATTTCAGAAATCTTTGGGAACCCAAATTATTTGAGACTGAGAACTTACCTGAGTGAAGGTCCATACTATGTGAAACCTGTGGCCACAACAGCTGTAGAAGGAGCTGATTGA